AACCTCAATGCGCCGCAAGTGCTGACCAAGGCGCTGCTCGACGGCGGCACCCTGCATGACAACGCACGCATCATTGTGCTGGCCTCTATCAGCGGGATTGCGGGCAACCGTGGGCAAACCAACTATGCCGCCAGCAAGGCCGGGCTGATCGGCCTGGCCGAGGCGTGGGCGCCGCTGCTCAAGGAGCGCGGCATCAGCATCAACGCCGTGGCCCCGGGCTTTATCGAAACCCAGATGACCGCGCATATTCCGTTCGCCCTGCGTGAGGCCGGGCGGCGTATGAGTTCCCTGGGCCAGGGCGGCTTGCCGCAAGACGTCGCCGAAGCCGTGGCCTGGCTCGGCCAGCCAGGTTCCGGTGCGGTCAGCGGGCAAGCGCTGCGGGTGTGTGGGCAAAGTCTCTTGGGAGCGTAAGCATGCAATGGCAGACACTGGGCAGCACTCCACTTCTTGCGCCGCTGTATTGGCGCGCCGCGCTCAAGCGCAAGATCACCGGCAGCAGCTTGCCCGAGCAGGGCTTGCGCTGCCGGGTGAGCGTCGACCCCAAGGCGGTCGCGGCGTATCGCAAGGTCTGCGGGTTTACCGACAGCGCCGTGCTGCCAGCGACTTACCCGCACATCCTGGCGTTCGGTTTGCAGATGCAGTTGCTCACCGCCAACTCGTTCCCCTTCCCGCTGCTGGGGTTGATTCACCTGAGCAACCGCCTGCGCATTCATAGGCCGCTGGGCGGTGTCAGCGAGCTGTTCATCGGCGTCCACGCGCAAAACCTCAAGCCTCATCCCAAGGGCGCGACCTTTGAGCTGGTGACCACCGTCGAAGATTCCCTCGGCCTGCTGTGGGAAGCCGAAAGCCGTATGCTCTGCCGTGGCGTGAAGCTGCAAGGCGAAGCCACGGAGGACATACAGCCCGGCCCCACCCAGGTCAGCGAAGTGACCCGCTGGAAAGCCCCCGCCGATATCGGCCGGCGGTATGCGCGGGTTTCCGGTGACTACAACCCGATCCACCTCAGCGCCCTCACCGCCAAACTGTTCGGTTTCCCCCAGGCCATTGCCCATGGGCTGTGGAACAAGGCACGCACCCTCGCTGCCTTGAGCGAGCACTTGCCTGCGGCAAATATCGAAATAGAGGTGGAATTCAAGAAGCCCGTACGCCTGCCCAGTGAAGTGACTTTACTGGCCAGCGCGGCCGGTTCCAGCGGTGAGTTGCTATTAAAAGGCACCGGCGATATTGAACATATGGTGGGCAAGTGGCAGCCGATCGCCTGATTAATTGTATATACACACGTAAGTTATAGCGGACGTTTTTAATGTCCGCTTTTTCATTCAACTAATTGATTTTTAAAATATTTACATCTTGATACATCCTCCCCATATACCCTTGGTATTAGTCCCTTAAACGGTACACCTCGCCCGTATATAAGTTGTTAATACCAAGTAGAGCATTGAGGGTAACAGCACCTGGGTTTGTTATAGCCCCACGGACAAATGCATCGCTATCCCTAGAAATAGTGAGCGTTTGAAGACAACCAAGGTTGTACAGGTGCAAGGAACTCAATCATGAAAACTCAAGTAGTGTTTTGGAAAGCAAGTACCGCGCTGGCCCTGGCAATAGCAATGACGCTCGGCGGCTGCAGCAGCGGTGGTGGTGGGCATCACAGCGGTGGTTCTTCTTCCACTGATACTGCCGCCGGCGGCGGGGGTACCGGCAGTGGCGGCACGGGTGGCACGGGTGGCGGAACCGACCCCGGCACTAACCCTGGCACCAACCCAGGCACTGATCCTGGAACCAACCCTGGCACGACCAATTCCCCACTGGTTACCGCCACGGTGGCGGACACCCTCGGCGATACCGTCACCGGCGTGGGCGTTACCGTCAGAAGCCTGGGCACCACCCTCGGCAGCCTGCCAATTATTGGCGACACCGCAGATGGCCTGGTGACCTCTCTCGGCACAGCGGTAGGCAGCATCGGCACCGGCGTGTCGGATGGCCTGGGCACCCTGGGTACCGACAGTAATGCCCTGGGCAAAACCGTCGCCGGCGTGGCTAACGGCGTAGCCGACCTGGGCACTGGCGTAAGCACTACCGGTCAGAATGTGGCGACACTGCTGGGGCAAGTGCCCGTAGTCAGCGGTGCCGCCCCCTTGGTAGGGAATGTCGTGGGCAAGGTCGGCAAAGCCGTAACCATGCTCGGCGACACCCTGAGCACTGCCAGCACCACCGGGCCATTGGGCTCGGTTACCGACACCGTGGGCGCCAGAGTGCTGGTGCCCGTGGTGTCCCTGGTGGAAAAAACCACCGGTAAAGTCGGCAATGCCACCGGCCTGGATTCCCCGGTCGGTGGCCTGCTGGAAAAAGTCGGCGCTACCGTCGACGGCCTGGGCGATAAAGTCGCCGACGCCGGCGGCACCGGCAACCCTGTAACCGGCGCAGTGGGTAATGTGCTCAATGGCGTAGGCACTGTGGTCGGCAAGGCCAGCGGTTATGTCGACCCTGGAACCGGCGGCAATGGCAGCGGCAGTGGAGGTATTGGCGGCGCCGCAGGCTTGGGCAACCTGGGCGGCCTGCTGGGTGGTGTGATTGCCGGTGCCGGCAGCGGCCTGGATGCAGGCAGCACCAATGGTGTAATCAGTGCAGCGGGCATCACCGGCATCAAACTCGGCACCACTGTGGCGGCCATCGGCGGCAGCACGCCCAGCACCCTCACCAGCGTGCCGGTCGCCGGGCTCACCGGCCCCATCGGCAGCGGCCTCAACCCGGTCACCAGCGGCGTGCAAAAACTCACCCAAACCATCGGCGGCGCCACTGGCCTGGGCACCCCGATCAACGGCTTGGTCACAAATGTAGGCGGCGCCGTCGGCAGCCTGGGCGGCAAAATCAGCGGCACCAACGCCAACCCGGTCACTAACGCCCTGGGTGGCACCGTGAGCGCAGTGGGTGGCACCGTGGCTTCGATCGGTGGGCTGGTAACCGGCGGCACCAACACCGGTGGCGGCTTACTCGGCGGCGGCCTGAGCATAGGCGCCGGCGCCGGAGCCTCGGCAGCCGCTGGCGCAGGTACAGGTGCGGCTGCGGGTGCCGGAGCGGGGGCTGGCGCCAGTGCAAACGGTGGTCTTCTGGGCGGGCTGTTGGGTGGCCTCACCGGCAAAAAATAGAATTGCACCTGGCCGATTAGACGGCCTCACCTACAGCGCCTACGCTTGGTTGAGACGAGAGACCGCACTAAGTCTCTCGTCTTTTTTATGGGTCAGTGATCGACCCCTGAAAGCACCCGAACCGCGCCCCCAGAGCCCGGCGGGAATCTGCGAAACGCCGCTGCAGTTTTGACCATGGAGTGTCCTATGCGCGCCTTGACGCCGTTGTTGTTACTCACCCTCAGTGCTTACGCCCACGCCGACCCCCTACCCAGCTTCCTCAACAGCAACGAGACCATCCGCAACCTGCCGGTGCCCAACCTGCCCGCCGACGCCTATCGACCGGCAACCCCGCAGACCCAGCTGCCCACGCCGGCAGCCACCGCCGCGCAACCGCTGATGATGGACACCAAAGTCACCATTCGCAAACTGCAGATCGATGGCGGTACGGTCTACCCGCTCAAGGATGCCGCGCAGGCTTTCGAACCGCTGATTGGCCATGAAACCAACCTGGCGCAACTGATCGAAGCCACCCGCAGCATCACCCGGCGTTACCAGGAGGACGGTTACTTGCTGTCCTACGCCTTCCTGCCGGAACAACGCTTCGAAGACGGCCTGGTGCATGTGGTGCTGGTGGAGGGTTATATCCGCGATTACCAGGTGCAGGGGGACATCGGTGCGGTGTCGTCCTACGTCGACAAACTCGCGGCAAAACTCCAGGCCGAACGCCCGCTCACGCGCAAGACCTTCGAGCGCTATACCACCTTGATGAGTGCCATCCCCGGTGTGACCTTGCAGGCCCAAGTGCCGCCGCCAGGCACCACCGATGGCGGCACCTCTATGCAAATCACCGCCAGTCGCAAACCCTTCACCACCAGCATGAGCCTCAACCAGGCCAGCCGTGGCGGTACGCAAGCACTGCTGACCGCCACCAGCAATTCGTGGACCTCCATGGGTGAACAACTGAGCGTCAGCGGCCTGTTCCCGCCCGGCAACGATAAGGAGCACTACTACCGCGCAGCCTACAGCCAGTTCATTAATGCCGAGGGCACCCAACTGGTGCTGTCAGGTGAACGCTACCGCGCCGACCCCAGTACCAGCCTGCAACTGGGCGAAGGCCTGGAACTCAAGCCACACCAGGCAATCGACCGTTACTCCGTCGGCTTCAGCCACCCGCTGATCGCCTCGCCCAATGAGTCGTTGACCCTCGGCACCCGCCTCTACGCCGTCGACCAGACCACCCGCTACAAACTGGAGGGGCTGGCGCAACGCCTGGAACTGGAAACCGACCTGCGTGCATTTGCCTTCGAGGGTGACTGGCGCAAGGCCGATACCACCCAATTGCGCATCCTCAGCGCCGGCCTGTACCAGGGCACCAACGGCATGGGTGCCAAGACCCGATCCGACTTCGGCGGGCTCAAACCGGACCTGGATTTTTTCCGCCTGCGCCTGTCCGGCGTGCAGAGCAACAAGCTCTTCGAGAACTGGCAAGGCGTGCTTTCCGGCGCGCTGTACTGGAGCGACGACACACTGCCCGACAGCGAGCGCGCGACCTTCGGCGGGCAGAATTTCGGCCGTGGTTATCCCGATGACCAAGGCTCGGGCGACAAGGGCTGGGGCGTGGCCTACGAGGTCAACTACAGCTACAACCGCGCCGGCGAATGGGTGCGGATCCTGCAGCCCTATGTGGTGTTCGACCGCGCCAAGACCTGGTTCAACGACCTGCCGGTCAAGGGCAACGACATGTCATCGGCCGCCGTCGGCCTGCGCTTTGGCGACGCCAAGTACTACAACATCTCCCTGGAAGCGGCCAAGCCGATGTCGGAAGTGGCATTGGACAATTTCGATCGGCGGCCGCGCTATACGCTGAGTTTCAGTTATCAGCTCTGAAGAGAGCTGCACGTTACAAGCTTTAAGCGGCAAGTTGACGCTAAGCGCTTCAACTTTTCGCTTAAGGCTTGAAGCGTGTGGGCGCGTTCTGAGGAAAAAGGCTGTTCAACGTATCGATCAACCGCACCAGGTAGATCGGCTTGCGAAACAGGTCCAGCACCTGCAGGCGCAGCATGTCGCTGACGTCGTCCATTTCGGCATGGCCAGACATCACAATCACCGGCAGGTGCGAGCGTGAGGTGTGTTCGCGCAGGCGCTTGATCAAGGAAATACCACTTTCCTCGGGCATGCGCAGGTCCGTGATGACTAGGGCGATATCGGGATGAAGTGTCAATTCTTGCAGGGCGAAGGTGACGGAGTTGGCGGTAAAACAGACAAATCCCTCATTGCCGAGGGACTCAGCGAGCTCAATCAGAGCGTCCTCTTCGTCATCTACCAATAATATTTGTTGGCGAGACGAAGAAGATGCGCTCATAGCCGTACCTGAAAATAGTGGTTAATCGTCATGGCCAGCACAACTTTCACGTCAAGTAGCTGTGACCATTTTGGTGGAAATGGAGTTGAAAATGGCGGCGATTTTGGTTCCAAGCCCTGACCCGGCACCAATAATAACCAGTGCAACGAGTGCCACAATAATGGCGTACTCGATCCCGGAGGCGCCCTCTTTGCGCTTGAAGAATAGTTGCGTCTGAACATAGAACTTCAACATCAGGTCAAGGAACATAAGACTTCTCCCTAATACGCCACTGAAAGCCGGTACGGCTCTAGCACGATGTCCGCAGCGTGCCACTAGAGCATTGTCAACAAACCGCCCCCTCACAACTGTAATAACGAATTAATCACAAAGTATTAGTCGCACCGTTGGCGCCACCCACCCGCCTGTTAAAAGGCTGCTTTTATAGCTCAGGTAAATTTTTGGTCAGGTAATGGCATTTCGTCCTAGCTGAGCTACCTTCAAATAGCCAAATCGTTAGATGTTCATTACAGCCAGGTTGCGGATTAGCACGTTTGGATTAACGTGCAGGTAGTGCAACGGGAAAGGGAGAGCCGTCATGAACAGTCGTATCAGCATAGTCCTGGCCGGCTTGTTGCTGATCGGGGCATTGATCGCCGGGTACTGGGGGCTGGTGCTGAGTCGTCAGCCGGAGCCTGTTGCAGCACCTGTCGTTTCCGTTCAAAACACCGTCGCCGCCGTCGAGGACCCATCCCGCCAACCGGTCGTGGTCCTGGTGCATGACGTTCCCGCTTTCGCTGCGCTCACCGCTGCCGACCTCGTCGTGGAAAAACTGCGCACGGTGCCCGCCGGCAGCCTGACTCAGCTGGACCAAGCCATAGGCCGCATGCCATTGCGCGACCTCGGCGCCGGCACCTGGCTCACCCAGGAAAGCTTCACCGGCGGCGGCCCGCTCGCCCGTATGATCCGCCCCGACGAACGTGCGCTGGCCGTGGCCGTGGACGAGGTGATCGGCGCCGCAGGCCAGTTGAGCCCCGGCGATTACGTGGATGTGCTGCTGTTTTTGCGACAGGACGCCAGCAACAGCGAACAGTCGGCCCAGATCGTGCTCCCGGCCATGCGCCTGCTCAGCGTCGGCGACCAGTTGGGCCTGGCCAATGATGGCAAGCCCGCCGTCCCGCCGCCGACCACGCCCGAAGAACGGGCCCTGGCCGCCCAACGTCGGGCCGCTGCACGCACGGTGGTGCTGGCCGTTCCGGAACCGTTATTAAGCCGCCTGATGCTCGCAGCTCAAGCCGGGGTTTTGCGCCTGGCCGTGCGCAGTGCCGACGAGCAACTGCTCAGCCGCTACTGGGCCGGTGAGAACGACGCCCCGGACAAACTGCAAAGCGCCAATCGTGACCTCTACCAATTTACCCAACTGGCCCTGACCGGTCCGCCGAAAAAGGTCGCGGCGGCCGGCGGTGCGCCGGTACGCCGTGGCATTGAAGTGATTCGCGGCGCCCAGGCGGCCCCATAAACTCCGTAATTGAGCAAGGATGCCTTGAATGAGCCATCGCTACGCGCCCCTGTTCATGCAAATGACCTGGGCCTTGATGCTGTCGAGCCTGCCGGTCGGCCTGGCACTCGCAGCGCCGGGCAACTGCAGCGCCTTGGGCCAACTGCCCGCCGTGGTCGAGGTGGGCGAGGGCCTGCAACAGGATCTGCAATCGCCGGTAGCGATTACCCGCCTGGCGATTGGTGATCCGAAAATCGCCGATGTGCGGGTTAACGGCGACCGCAGTTTCCTGCTCACCGGTGTAGGCCCCGGGACCACTAGCCTGTTGGTCTGGACCAGCTGTTCGACCACGCCCCGCCAGAGCATGGTGTTCGTCAAAGGCAAGGCTACGTCGGCGCTGACCAGCCTGTCGTTGTCCCCCTCCGAAGACCCGACATTGCCCAGCCAGGTGCAGACCGACATCCGCTTTGTCGAAGTCAGCCGCACCAAGCTCAAGGAAGCCAGCACCAAGTTCCTGGGCATGGGCACCAACTTTTTCCTCGGCAGCCCCAGCCTGCTTTCTCCCTCGGAAGGGGTGTTCAAACTGCCGGTGAGCGCGACAAATTTCAACGTCGGCTTCGGCGGTGGCCGGGTCAAAACCCTGATCAATGCCCTGGAGCGCAGCGGTTTTGCCTATACCCTGGCGCGCCCGAGCCTGGTGGCCATGAGCGGCCAGAGCGCGACGTTCCTGGCGGGCGGTGAGGTGCCGATCCCGGTGCCCAGCGCCGGCAGCGACACCATCTCCATCGAGTACAAGGAGTTCGGTATTCGCCTGACCCTGACGCCCACCGTTATCGACCGCAACCGCATTACCCTCAAGGTGGCGCCGGAGGTCAGCGAACTGGACTACAGCAACGCGGTGGTGATCCAGGGCATCCAGGTGCCGGCCCTGACCGTACGGCGTACCGACACCAGCGTGTCACTGGCCGATGGCGAAAGTTTTGTGATCAGCGGCCTGATCAGCACCAACAACAGTTCCACCTTCAGCAAGTTTCCGGGGCTGGGTGATATCCCGGTCCTCGGTGCGTTTTTTCGCGACACGAATATCAGCCGCGAGGAAAAAGAACTGCTGATGATCGTCACGCCGCATCTGGTCCAGCCGCTGGCCGCGAATGCCCAGTTACCGTCCTTGCCGGGCGAGAAACTGCGCAACTATGACCCGAACTGGTATCGCATGTTCTTCCTGGAAAACGGTAATTTCGACCGTCGCACTGGACTTTCCCAATGAGCGATAGCCTGAGCCAGACGTTTCTGGCAATTACCCGCAATACCACCGACCTGGAATGGCTCCAGGGTGCCCTCGCGCCTCTGGGCCAAGTCGTCAGCGCCGGCGGTGGCAGCCTGGACGAGTTGCTCGCGCTGGTGGACGTCACCTTCGCCAACCTGGTGTTTGTAGGCCTGGACCGTGAAAACGTGGTGGCCCAGAGTGCGCTGATCGAAGGTGCGCTGGAGGCCAAGCCAATGCTTGCGGTGGTCGCCCTGGGCGATGGCATGGACAACCAACTGGTGCTCAACGCGATGCGCGCCGGTGCCCGCGACTTTGTCGCGTACGGCTCGCGTTCCAGCGAAGTGGCGGGCCTGGTGCGACGCCTGAGCAAGCGCCTGCCGACCGTGGCCCCACACACCCAACTGGGTGGCCTGACGGTGTTGTTCGGCACCCAAAGCACCGCCGATGGCGCGATGCTGGCGACCCACCTGGCGCTGGTGGTGCAGAAAAGCGGGCAGCAGACCCTGCTGCTGGACCTGGGTTTGCCACGCAGCGACAGCCTGGCGCTGCTGGGCCTGGAGAGCACTTTTAATTTCGGTGATGCGTTGCGGCATTTGCGCCGCCTCGATACCACCTTGATCAACAGCGCCTTCACCACGGCTCTGGATGGCCTGCGCATCCTCGCCTACGCCACCGGTGACGAACCGCTCAAACTGACCAGCGCCGCCGAGCTGTACATGTTGCTCAGCGCGCTGCGCCAACACTTCCAGCACATCGTCGTGAACATTACCGGGCAACCCGACAGCGAAGCGCTGCGCACCTTTGTCAGCCACTGCGACAAGCTGCTGTGGTGCACCGACCAGAGCGTGCTGGACTGCCGCCGCAACCTGGCGGTGCTCAACCGCTGGCGCGACAAAGGCATGAAGCTTGACCACGCCAAGCTGGTGGTGGACCGCTACATCAAAGCCTGCGCACCGGACACCGAAGCCCTGGAAAAAAGCTTCGGCCTTGAGTGCATCGCCGTACTACCGCTGAGCGCCGAACTGCGCCTGAACGTGAAAAACCAGGGCCAGACCCTGTTCGCCCTGGCGCCACGCGAACCCTTGTCCCAAGCCGTGCGCGCCCTGGGCGAACGCCTGGCGAAACGCTCCGAGGGCCTGGAAAAACCTTCGATGCGCTGGTTTGAACGCTTTCTGGGGTCGGGACGATGAACGGCGAAAAACTCTTCGGCAGCCCGGCCCGTGGCGTCGGCGGCAACAGTGATCACGACGGGCTGAAACTGGTGCTGCATCGCTACATCATCGACGCCATTGAAGAGTCGGGTAAGAACCTGCTCGAAGGCACGCGCCAGTCCCTGGCGCAGTTTGTCATCGACAAAGTGTCCGAATACATCACGCGCATGCGCCTGGCGATCTCGCGCTATGAAATGGAGCGCCTGGCCGAGGAGATCGTCGACGAACTCACCGGTTTCGGCCCCCTGGAAGTATTGCTGCGTGACCCCTCGGTGACAGAGATCCTGGTCAACGGGCCGCACCGGGTGTTTATCGAGCGCGACGGCCTGCTGCACCAGAGTGATCTGCGCTTTATCGACGATCACCACGTGGAGCGCGTGATGCAACGCATCCTCGCGCCGCTGGGGCGGCGCCTGGATGAGTCTTCGCCGATGGTGGATGCGCGTTTGCCCGACGGTAGCCGAGTCAACGCGATTATCCCGCCGATCGCCTTGGACGGGCCGTGCCTGTCGATTCGAAAATTCCGCAAGGACATGCTCAAGAGCAGCGACCTGGTGGCCATGCAGACCATCGATCAAAGCATTTTCGAGTTCTTCCAGGAGGCGGTCGGCAAGCGCTGCAATATCCTGATCAGCGGCGGTACCGGCACCGGCAAGACCACGCTGCTGAATATTCTCAGCCAGCTGATCAACCCCCACGAACGGCTGGTGACCATCGAAGATGTCGCCGAATTGCAGCTGGGCCACCCCCATGTGGTGCGCCTTGAAACCCGCCCGCCAAATGCCGAAGGCCACGGTGAGGTGCGCTCCAGCGACCTGATCCGCAACGCCCTGCGGATGCGCCCGGACCGCATCATCCTTGGGGAAATCCGTGGCGTGGAAGTGCTCGATGTGATGACGGCGATGAACACCGGCCACGACGGCTCCATGAGCACCGTGCACGCCAACAATGCTCAGGATGCGCTGCTGCGCCTGGAAACCCTGGTGGGCCTGACCGGCCGCGTGATCGCCGAAAAAACCCTGCGCCAGATGATCTGCGCCGCGCTGGACGTGGTCATTCAACTGACGCGCATGCCCGATGGCCGCCGCTGTGTGAGCGAGGTGGTGGAAGTGGTCGGCGTGCGCGACGACGTGTATGTCACCAACACCCTGTTCCGGCTGGACCGGCGCACCGGTTTCGGTTTCCTGCGCGAAGCCATCAACCCGGCCGGCGACAAACTGCGCCGTGAATCGGCCTTGCCGCTCTAGGGAGCAACCGATGACTGGACCTCTGTTGCTGCTTGTTTGCCTGCTGATGATCGGCCTGTCGCTTTGGCTGTTTCATAACGGCCTGCGTAGGGCCCAGACCAACCGCGTGCTGGAGCGCCTCGGCAACGGTCAACCCGAGGCACAGGAACAGCCCACCACCTGGACCGGTCTTGAGCGCATGTTTATGCGTGCCGGGCTGGGCAAACCCACGGATCGCCTGGGCCTGTGGATCGGCGCTTGGGTGGCTGGCGCCGTGCTCGGCTACCTGATCGCCGACGGGTTGGGCCTGCTGGTGATGGTAGTGGCGCCGCCCCTGGTATTGCGCCTGTATATCGCCTGGCGTTACCAACAGCGCGTGCGGCGCATGGTCGAGCAATTGCCGCAGTTGCTCGACCACAGCGTGCGCAGCCTCAAATCCGGCAGAACCCTGGCCGACGCTGTATTGGGCGGCATCGAGAGTGTGGAAAACCCCCTCAAGGAAGCCATGGGCCGTGTGCAGCGCAACGTGCGCATGGGGGTCAGCCTGCCGGACTCGGCCAGCGACTTCGCCGAGTTCTACGAGCAGGACGAATTTCGCCTGTTCGCCCTGGGCCTGAAGGTCAACCATCGCTACGGCGGCAACGCCAGCGAACTGCTGGAAAACCTGATCAAGATGATTCGCGAGCGGGAACAAGGCGCCCGCCAACTCAAGGCCATGACCGGTGAAACGCGCATGACCGCGTATGTGCTGGGCGGGCTGCCGATTCTGATGGTGGGTTATTTCATCATGGTCAACCCCGGCTACCTGATGACCATGTGGAACGATGAAACCGGGCGCAACATGCTGTTCGGCGCAACGGCCATGGACCTGGCGGGCACTTTTGCCATGTGGCGCATGCTGAGGAGTATCTGAGATGGTGCTGCTGGCGTGCGCCCTGGTGTTGCTCGCCGCCGCCATCTTGGTCGGCGGTCATTTGCTGGAGCGCCGCCGCCGCGATCGACGGGTCGCCGAGCGTTTGCAAGGGCGGATGGCCGCCGAGGACAAACTCGGCAGCTTCATGCGCCAATTGGGCGCAAGCACCCTGGCCCAGCGCTCGGTCAGCCTGGATAACGAGACCCAGGTCCTGCTTAACCGGGTGGGCTGGCGCAAGGCAAGCCAACGCTCGCTGTTTGCCGCGTGCCAGATTGGCGTGCCCTTCGTGCTGCTGGGCCTGACCGTGCTCGGCCAGGAAGTTTTCTTCCCGCAGGTCACGCCTGCCTGGATC
The genomic region above belongs to Pseudomonas poae and contains:
- a CDS encoding MaoC family dehydratase, producing the protein MQWQTLGSTPLLAPLYWRAALKRKITGSSLPEQGLRCRVSVDPKAVAAYRKVCGFTDSAVLPATYPHILAFGLQMQLLTANSFPFPLLGLIHLSNRLRIHRPLGGVSELFIGVHAQNLKPHPKGATFELVTTVEDSLGLLWEAESRMLCRGVKLQGEATEDIQPGPTQVSEVTRWKAPADIGRRYARVSGDYNPIHLSALTAKLFGFPQAIAHGLWNKARTLAALSEHLPAANIEIEVEFKKPVRLPSEVTLLASAAGSSGELLLKGTGDIEHMVGKWQPIA
- a CDS encoding collagen-like triple helix repeat-containing protein, translating into MKTQVVFWKASTALALAIAMTLGGCSSGGGGHHSGGSSSTDTAAGGGGTGSGGTGGTGGGTDPGTNPGTNPGTDPGTNPGTTNSPLVTATVADTLGDTVTGVGVTVRSLGTTLGSLPIIGDTADGLVTSLGTAVGSIGTGVSDGLGTLGTDSNALGKTVAGVANGVADLGTGVSTTGQNVATLLGQVPVVSGAAPLVGNVVGKVGKAVTMLGDTLSTASTTGPLGSVTDTVGARVLVPVVSLVEKTTGKVGNATGLDSPVGGLLEKVGATVDGLGDKVADAGGTGNPVTGAVGNVLNGVGTVVGKASGYVDPGTGGNGSGSGGIGGAAGLGNLGGLLGGVIAGAGSGLDAGSTNGVISAAGITGIKLGTTVAAIGGSTPSTLTSVPVAGLTGPIGSGLNPVTSGVQKLTQTIGGATGLGTPINGLVTNVGGAVGSLGGKISGTNANPVTNALGGTVSAVGGTVASIGGLVTGGTNTGGGLLGGGLSIGAGAGASAAAGAGTGAAAGAGAGAGASANGGLLGGLLGGLTGKK
- a CDS encoding ShlB/FhaC/HecB family hemolysin secretion/activation protein; the protein is MRALTPLLLLTLSAYAHADPLPSFLNSNETIRNLPVPNLPADAYRPATPQTQLPTPAATAAQPLMMDTKVTIRKLQIDGGTVYPLKDAAQAFEPLIGHETNLAQLIEATRSITRRYQEDGYLLSYAFLPEQRFEDGLVHVVLVEGYIRDYQVQGDIGAVSSYVDKLAAKLQAERPLTRKTFERYTTLMSAIPGVTLQAQVPPPGTTDGGTSMQITASRKPFTTSMSLNQASRGGTQALLTATSNSWTSMGEQLSVSGLFPPGNDKEHYYRAAYSQFINAEGTQLVLSGERYRADPSTSLQLGEGLELKPHQAIDRYSVGFSHPLIASPNESLTLGTRLYAVDQTTRYKLEGLAQRLELETDLRAFAFEGDWRKADTTQLRILSAGLYQGTNGMGAKTRSDFGGLKPDLDFFRLRLSGVQSNKLFENWQGVLSGALYWSDDTLPDSERATFGGQNFGRGYPDDQGSGDKGWGVAYEVNYSYNRAGEWVRILQPYVVFDRAKTWFNDLPVKGNDMSSAAVGLRFGDAKYYNISLEAAKPMSEVALDNFDRRPRYTLSFSYQL
- a CDS encoding response regulator produces the protein MSASSSSRQQILLVDDEEDALIELAESLGNEGFVCFTANSVTFALQELTLHPDIALVITDLRMPEESGISLIKRLREHTSRSHLPVIVMSGHAEMDDVSDMLRLQVLDLFRKPIYLVRLIDTLNSLFPQNAPTRFKP
- a CDS encoding Flp family type IVb pilin, which gives rise to MFLDLMLKFYVQTQLFFKRKEGASGIEYAIIVALVALVIIGAGSGLGTKIAAIFNSISTKMVTAT
- the cpaB gene encoding Flp pilus assembly protein CpaB, producing the protein MNSRISIVLAGLLLIGALIAGYWGLVLSRQPEPVAAPVVSVQNTVAAVEDPSRQPVVVLVHDVPAFAALTAADLVVEKLRTVPAGSLTQLDQAIGRMPLRDLGAGTWLTQESFTGGGPLARMIRPDERALAVAVDEVIGAAGQLSPGDYVDVLLFLRQDASNSEQSAQIVLPAMRLLSVGDQLGLANDGKPAVPPPTTPEERALAAQRRAAARTVVLAVPEPLLSRLMLAAQAGVLRLAVRSADEQLLSRYWAGENDAPDKLQSANRDLYQFTQLALTGPPKKVAAAGGAPVRRGIEVIRGAQAAP
- a CDS encoding type II and III secretion system protein family protein, with product MSHRYAPLFMQMTWALMLSSLPVGLALAAPGNCSALGQLPAVVEVGEGLQQDLQSPVAITRLAIGDPKIADVRVNGDRSFLLTGVGPGTTSLLVWTSCSTTPRQSMVFVKGKATSALTSLSLSPSEDPTLPSQVQTDIRFVEVSRTKLKEASTKFLGMGTNFFLGSPSLLSPSEGVFKLPVSATNFNVGFGGGRVKTLINALERSGFAYTLARPSLVAMSGQSATFLAGGEVPIPVPSAGSDTISIEYKEFGIRLTLTPTVIDRNRITLKVAPEVSELDYSNAVVIQGIQVPALTVRRTDTSVSLADGESFVISGLISTNNSSTFSKFPGLGDIPVLGAFFRDTNISREEKELLMIVTPHLVQPLAANAQLPSLPGEKLRNYDPNWYRMFFLENGNFDRRTGLSQ
- a CDS encoding pilus assembly protein, encoding MSDSLSQTFLAITRNTTDLEWLQGALAPLGQVVSAGGGSLDELLALVDVTFANLVFVGLDRENVVAQSALIEGALEAKPMLAVVALGDGMDNQLVLNAMRAGARDFVAYGSRSSEVAGLVRRLSKRLPTVAPHTQLGGLTVLFGTQSTADGAMLATHLALVVQKSGQQTLLLDLGLPRSDSLALLGLESTFNFGDALRHLRRLDTTLINSAFTTALDGLRILAYATGDEPLKLTSAAELYMLLSALRQHFQHIVVNITGQPDSEALRTFVSHCDKLLWCTDQSVLDCRRNLAVLNRWRDKGMKLDHAKLVVDRYIKACAPDTEALEKSFGLECIAVLPLSAELRLNVKNQGQTLFALAPREPLSQAVRALGERLAKRSEGLEKPSMRWFERFLGSGR
- a CDS encoding CpaF family protein produces the protein MNGEKLFGSPARGVGGNSDHDGLKLVLHRYIIDAIEESGKNLLEGTRQSLAQFVIDKVSEYITRMRLAISRYEMERLAEEIVDELTGFGPLEVLLRDPSVTEILVNGPHRVFIERDGLLHQSDLRFIDDHHVERVMQRILAPLGRRLDESSPMVDARLPDGSRVNAIIPPIALDGPCLSIRKFRKDMLKSSDLVAMQTIDQSIFEFFQEAVGKRCNILISGGTGTGKTTLLNILSQLINPHERLVTIEDVAELQLGHPHVVRLETRPPNAEGHGEVRSSDLIRNALRMRPDRIILGEIRGVEVLDVMTAMNTGHDGSMSTVHANNAQDALLRLETLVGLTGRVIAEKTLRQMICAALDVVIQLTRMPDGRRCVSEVVEVVGVRDDVYVTNTLFRLDRRTGFGFLREAINPAGDKLRRESALPL
- a CDS encoding type II secretion system F family protein, whose protein sequence is MTGPLLLLVCLLMIGLSLWLFHNGLRRAQTNRVLERLGNGQPEAQEQPTTWTGLERMFMRAGLGKPTDRLGLWIGAWVAGAVLGYLIADGLGLLVMVVAPPLVLRLYIAWRYQQRVRRMVEQLPQLLDHSVRSLKSGRTLADAVLGGIESVENPLKEAMGRVQRNVRMGVSLPDSASDFAEFYEQDEFRLFALGLKVNHRYGGNASELLENLIKMIREREQGARQLKAMTGETRMTAYVLGGLPILMVGYFIMVNPGYLMTMWNDETGRNMLFGATAMDLAGTFAMWRMLRSI